The proteins below come from a single Timaviella obliquedivisa GSE-PSE-MK23-08B genomic window:
- a CDS encoding molybdopterin molybdotransferase MoeA — protein sequence MLPANQAEAIILGLVRSLNPQQNIETLDLLCANGRILATPVSSALDFPHWDNSAMDGYAVRYEDVQHCGDRPITLKIIEEIPAGYLPQKTVQAGQAARILTGSMMPDGADTIVIQEETQRESNSVTILSAPKPQAFVRHRAEFYKAGGSLLQPGTVLGASDIAVLAAAQCVKVAVYRRLRVAILSTGSELVAPDQPLQPGQIVDSNQYALAALVASAGAEPILLGIVPDQPDELKAAMAIALRSTDMVLSSGGVSVGDYDYVDQILADLGAEIHIRAVAVKPGKPLTVATFQNLNPENPVLYFGLPGNPVSAMVTFWRFVLPALKKMSGRSAGWEPMFVKGRSLQELRSDGKRETYLWGQVSLVQGEYQFQLAGGSHSSGNLINLAQTNGLAMIPMEQTAIAAGAEVSILQVG from the coding sequence ATGCTACCTGCTAATCAAGCTGAAGCAATAATTTTAGGATTGGTGCGATCGCTCAATCCTCAGCAAAATATAGAAACTCTCGATTTGCTCTGTGCCAATGGTCGCATCCTGGCAACCCCGGTCAGCAGCGCTCTCGACTTTCCTCATTGGGATAACTCGGCAATGGATGGCTATGCAGTGCGGTACGAAGATGTGCAACATTGTGGCGATCGCCCCATCACGCTAAAAATAATTGAAGAAATTCCGGCGGGTTACCTTCCTCAGAAAACGGTACAAGCTGGACAAGCGGCTCGAATCTTAACCGGGTCGATGATGCCAGATGGAGCCGACACGATCGTTATTCAAGAAGAAACTCAGCGGGAAAGCAATTCTGTCACCATTCTTTCTGCTCCCAAACCTCAAGCCTTTGTTCGTCACCGTGCCGAATTTTATAAGGCAGGTGGTTCTTTACTGCAACCCGGAACCGTTCTAGGTGCTTCGGATATTGCTGTTCTGGCGGCAGCGCAGTGTGTCAAAGTTGCAGTTTACCGTCGTCTGCGGGTGGCAATTCTTTCCACAGGTAGCGAATTGGTCGCCCCTGATCAGCCATTGCAACCGGGACAAATTGTTGACTCTAATCAATATGCGTTGGCGGCTTTAGTGGCAAGTGCAGGAGCCGAACCTATCCTTCTAGGCATCGTGCCCGATCAGCCCGATGAACTAAAGGCGGCTATGGCGATCGCGCTTCGGTCTACAGATATGGTGTTGTCTTCAGGTGGAGTCTCGGTGGGCGACTATGATTATGTGGATCAAATTCTGGCAGATTTGGGCGCAGAAATTCACATTCGCGCAGTTGCCGTCAAACCTGGAAAACCTTTAACTGTTGCCACGTTCCAAAATTTAAACCCTGAAAATCCTGTCCTTTATTTTGGCTTACCGGGCAATCCTGTTTCGGCAATGGTGACTTTCTGGCGATTTGTTTTACCCGCTCTTAAGAAAATGTCGGGGCGATCGGCAGGGTGGGAACCGATGTTTGTGAAAGGGCGATCGCTCCAAGAGTTGCGTTCTGATGGCAAGCGTGAAACCTATCTTTGGGGGCAGGTTAGTCTAGTTCAAGGCGAATATCAATTTCAGCTTGCAGGCGGCTCCCATAGTTCTGGAAATTTAATTAACTTGGCTCAAACCAATGGTTTAGCGATGATTCCTATGGAACAAACGGCGATCGCGGCTGGAGCCGAGGTCAGCATTTTACAAGTCGGCTAG
- a CDS encoding restriction endonuclease subunit R, whose product MISLSASDLTLDEVHKLLLLEEREGLSFESLLTLEPITETDRHNLELIRMNFKRYLSAGRALKGVVRFLAIAPLLQLSGFYSPLITLKVEENIAPINLEGEKTKITGRFDLVATKNLENGMEFWLLVIETKEGFAAPRIGLPQVLTYSYTSLESQPSVLGLTTNGDSYRLSIFKQVILPPILCYQN is encoded by the coding sequence ATGATTTCACTCAGTGCCAGTGATTTGACTTTGGATGAAGTTCATAAGCTGTTGTTGCTTGAGGAACGGGAAGGTCTATCGTTTGAATCCTTGCTAACTCTAGAGCCAATTACTGAAACCGATCGCCATAATCTTGAGCTAATTAGGATGAATTTTAAGCGTTATCTCAGTGCAGGCAGAGCCTTAAAAGGGGTCGTTCGATTCTTGGCGATCGCGCCACTGCTGCAACTCAGCGGCTTCTACTCACCTTTAATTACACTCAAGGTTGAAGAAAACATCGCACCGATTAACCTGGAAGGAGAGAAGACTAAAATTACTGGACGTTTTGACTTAGTTGCGACTAAAAATCTAGAAAATGGCATGGAATTTTGGCTGCTAGTCATTGAAACTAAGGAGGGTTTTGCTGCGCCTCGGATCGGGTTGCCCCAGGTCTTAACCTATAGTTACACGAGCTTAGAGAGTCAGCCATCCGTTTTGGGTCTGACCACCAACGGAGACAGTTATCGGTTGTCTATCTTCAAGCAGGTCATCCTCCCACCTATTCTTTGCTACCAGAATTGA
- a CDS encoding site-specific DNA-methyltransferase, which translates to MDKSRAPRNRTLTLSTEELEHYQQWLLKLNGAVEAEAVLNQTINQDLLEVLDKLPIAFVDLLFIDPPYNLTKTFGETEFKERSLLAYQKWLESWLPELLRTLKPTASVYICGDWHSSAAIHLVTEKYLKVRNCITWEREKGRGANANWKNCSEQIWFCTVSDQYTFNLDAVKLKRRVMAPYTDAQGKPKDWQKTQQGNYRLTHPSNLWTDLTIPFWSMPENTDHPTQKPEKLLAKIILASSNVGDVVLDPFMGSGTTSVVAKKTGRHYVGIERDLAYCCLAEKRLAIAADNPAIQGYAEGVFWERNSLKP; encoded by the coding sequence ATGGATAAATCTAGAGCGCCCAGAAATCGCACATTAACCTTATCAACCGAAGAGCTTGAGCATTATCAACAGTGGTTACTGAAGTTGAATGGTGCGGTTGAAGCTGAGGCGGTTTTGAATCAAACCATTAATCAGGATTTGCTGGAAGTATTGGATAAACTGCCGATCGCATTTGTAGATTTGCTGTTTATTGATCCGCCTTATAACTTGACGAAGACCTTTGGCGAAACCGAGTTTAAGGAGCGATCGCTCTTGGCTTATCAAAAATGGCTAGAATCCTGGTTGCCCGAACTTCTCAGAACTCTTAAGCCCACGGCATCTGTTTATATTTGCGGCGATTGGCATTCTTCAGCCGCTATTCATTTAGTTACCGAGAAGTATCTAAAGGTACGTAATTGCATTACCTGGGAACGAGAAAAAGGCAGAGGCGCTAACGCTAATTGGAAGAATTGTTCTGAACAAATTTGGTTCTGTACGGTTTCTGATCAATACACTTTTAACCTGGATGCTGTCAAGCTAAAGCGGCGGGTTATGGCTCCTTATACTGATGCTCAGGGAAAACCTAAAGACTGGCAGAAAACGCAGCAAGGAAACTATCGGCTGACGCATCCTTCTAATTTGTGGACAGATTTAACGATTCCCTTTTGGTCGATGCCTGAGAACACGGATCATCCAACCCAGAAGCCAGAAAAGCTGTTAGCAAAAATTATCTTGGCGAGTTCTAACGTAGGTGACGTCGTGCTTGATCCGTTTATGGGTTCTGGAACTACTTCGGTGGTGGCGAAGAAGACGGGCAGGCACTATGTAGGAATTGAGAGGGATTTGGCTTATTGCTGTTTGGCAGAAAAACGATTGGCGATCGCGGCTGACAACCCCGCGATTCAAGGCTATGCAGAGGGAGTGTTCTGGGAGCGCAACTCACTTAAGCCGTAG
- a CDS encoding adenylosuccinate lyase has product MIERYTLPEMGELWTETHKLKTWLQVEIAACEAQAELGYIPAEAVAEIKAKANFDPQRVLEIEKEVKHDVIAFLTNVNEYVGDVGRYIHVGMTSSDVLDTALALQLVGSLELIMSQLETLIQAVRQKAQEHRNTIMIGRSHGIHAEPITFGFKLAGWLAELLRHRDRLCELQKRIAVGKISGAVGTYANVDPQIEAIACQNLGLEPDTASTQIISRDRHAEFVQVLALVAASIERFAVEIRNLQRTDVLEVEEFFSKGQKGSSAMPHKRNPIRSERLTGMARIIRGNAIAALENVALWHERDISHSSVERMILPDSCTLLHFMLVETTDLVKNLLVYPENMKRNMNLYGGVVFSQRVMLTLIEKGMLREDAYALVQSCAHTAWNQPDGDFHNLIASDPRVKAQLSEAEIESCFDPQHHLKNLDRIYQRLNI; this is encoded by the coding sequence TTGATAGAACGTTATACCCTGCCCGAAATGGGCGAACTGTGGACAGAAACCCATAAGCTCAAAACCTGGCTCCAGGTCGAAATCGCTGCTTGTGAAGCGCAAGCAGAACTGGGCTATATTCCTGCCGAGGCAGTTGCAGAAATCAAGGCAAAGGCAAACTTTGACCCGCAGCGGGTTTTAGAAATTGAAAAAGAAGTCAAGCACGATGTAATCGCGTTTCTTACCAACGTCAATGAATATGTTGGTGATGTTGGGCGATATATCCACGTTGGTATGACCAGTTCTGACGTATTAGATACCGCCTTGGCGCTGCAACTGGTCGGCAGTCTTGAACTAATTATGTCGCAGCTTGAAACTTTAATCCAAGCGGTACGGCAGAAAGCCCAAGAGCATCGCAACACAATCATGATTGGGCGATCGCACGGTATCCACGCTGAACCCATTACCTTCGGGTTTAAGCTAGCAGGTTGGTTAGCCGAACTCTTGCGCCACCGCGATCGTCTTTGCGAGTTACAAAAGCGAATTGCAGTCGGCAAAATTTCGGGAGCAGTGGGCACTTACGCCAACGTTGATCCACAAATTGAAGCGATCGCCTGTCAGAACTTGGGCTTAGAACCCGACACCGCTTCGACTCAAATTATCTCGCGCGATCGTCATGCCGAATTTGTTCAAGTCCTAGCTCTGGTTGCCGCCTCCATCGAACGCTTTGCCGTAGAAATTCGCAACCTGCAACGCACCGACGTTCTAGAAGTCGAAGAGTTCTTTTCTAAAGGGCAAAAAGGCTCCTCCGCCATGCCCCACAAGCGCAACCCCATTCGCTCCGAGCGCCTGACTGGGATGGCACGCATCATTCGAGGTAATGCGATCGCCGCCCTCGAAAACGTCGCCCTCTGGCACGAGCGCGACATCTCCCACAGTTCTGTCGAGCGCATGATTCTTCCTGACTCCTGCACCTTGCTACACTTCATGCTTGTAGAAACAACCGACCTGGTTAAAAACCTTCTGGTCTACCCAGAAAACATGAAGCGCAACATGAACCTTTACGGCGGCGTAGTGTTCAGCCAGCGGGTAATGTTAACGCTCATCGAAAAAGGAATGCTGCGAGAAGATGCCTATGCCTTAGTGCAATCCTGCGCTCACACCGCATGGAATCAGCCCGACGGTGATTTTCATAATTTAATTGCCAGCGACCCCAGAGTAAAAGCTCAACTCTCTGAAGCAGAAATAGAGTCCTGCTTTGATCCACAGCATCACCTAAAAAATTTAGATCGGATTTATCAACGGTTGAATATTTAG
- a CDS encoding NACHT domain-containing NTPase — protein MVKRSLQASLSGIQQAKQAFDCKGWTQENLAEEVGLKTRQPIWRFFTGQPVERHCFLEVCLLLGLDWREIAVNPPVELPEPVEPAGTPVADIDTLVQQVRLKRYGRIQDRCGTLHLLDISQLVRIDDLYIDVNVLEEIPSQQWLELSDLQRFAPDELGRFSLGEVSQSQIEGMGAVKIYSKLRILGNPGSGKTTFLNHLAIQCNRGHFAANRVPIFVTLRDFADESRTTGKFSLLSYIGEEFLTSGISQTFVLETLLREGRVLLLLDGLDEVLYQERKTVVKEIRRLSEKYQQNLFVVTCRTAAKALSLTRFTDVEIAPFTPDKINGFAQKWFTTLTKTNSYSGHKLANQFIENLDLLENKPLRELAITPLFLHLACRVFLHQQKFPTKRSEFYKQCLDLLLSRWDETRGVERDEIYQSFLLPQKLKLLGQVATATFEQGDYFFEQHTVEQYICDYLRDLPNASTEPEELQLESEAILKAIELQHGLLAERVQGIFSFSHLTFQEYFTARKIVASCNLQASEQTLEQASEQPLEHLATHITDPRWREIFLLVITMLPNADALVRLIKQQIDAIVAEDPYLQEFLAWASQQSLATPSPAAVRAFHLALAHKPHLVPHLALASPLDQGILLNMVLDDLVQKCLAATTDFVLLRACVDALNNALIMVLDLEFHQALQCLKDQLPNLTKHPDKVQSWWQINAFDWTERLRAAIAQHHNISHDWHFSLEQQQLLQRYYDANQLLSDCLNSNCELTDTVRQELRATLLLQSQQR, from the coding sequence ATGGTCAAGAGATCGCTCCAAGCATCGCTTTCTGGAATACAACAGGCTAAGCAAGCTTTTGATTGTAAAGGGTGGACGCAGGAAAATCTAGCAGAGGAGGTGGGCTTGAAGACACGCCAGCCAATCTGGCGTTTTTTCACGGGTCAACCAGTTGAACGCCACTGTTTCCTGGAGGTTTGCTTACTATTAGGACTAGATTGGCGAGAGATTGCAGTCAATCCTCCAGTCGAACTTCCTGAGCCTGTAGAACCTGCTGGAACTCCTGTTGCAGACATCGATACTCTAGTACAACAGGTCAGGTTGAAGCGGTATGGTAGAATTCAAGACCGATGTGGCACCTTGCATCTGTTGGACATTAGCCAACTCGTTAGAATTGATGACCTGTATATTGATGTCAATGTTCTAGAGGAGATTCCTAGCCAGCAGTGGTTAGAGTTATCTGATCTACAACGTTTCGCGCCTGACGAACTGGGGCGTTTTAGTTTAGGAGAGGTATCTCAATCTCAAATTGAAGGTATGGGAGCGGTCAAAATTTACTCAAAGCTCCGGATATTGGGTAACCCAGGATCGGGTAAAACTACCTTTTTGAATCATCTCGCCATTCAGTGCAATCGAGGTCACTTTGCTGCTAATCGGGTGCCTATTTTTGTTACTTTGAGGGATTTTGCCGATGAGTCTAGAACAACAGGCAAGTTTAGTTTACTGAGTTATATCGGTGAAGAGTTTCTTACCTCTGGAATTTCACAAACCTTTGTGCTGGAAACTCTGCTGCGAGAGGGCAGAGTGCTGCTGCTACTAGATGGGTTAGATGAAGTGCTTTATCAAGAGCGTAAGACTGTTGTGAAAGAAATTCGCAGACTTTCTGAAAAATATCAACAGAATTTGTTTGTCGTGACTTGCCGCACAGCGGCTAAAGCCCTTAGCCTGACTCGCTTTACAGATGTTGAAATTGCTCCATTTACCCCAGACAAAATTAATGGCTTTGCCCAAAAGTGGTTTACAACATTGACGAAGACAAACAGTTACAGTGGACACAAACTGGCAAATCAGTTCATTGAAAACCTAGACTTGCTTGAAAATAAGCCACTCCGTGAACTTGCCATTACTCCTTTATTTCTACATCTTGCTTGCCGGGTCTTTCTTCATCAACAAAAATTTCCGACCAAACGATCGGAGTTTTATAAGCAGTGTTTAGACCTTCTGCTTAGTAGATGGGACGAAACTAGGGGGGTTGAGCGGGACGAAATATACCAAAGTTTTTTGTTGCCGCAAAAGCTGAAGCTACTCGGTCAGGTTGCCACAGCAACGTTTGAACAAGGTGATTATTTCTTTGAACAACATACCGTTGAACAATATATTTGTGACTATCTTCGTGATTTACCGAATGCCTCGACGGAGCCTGAAGAATTACAATTAGAGAGTGAGGCGATACTTAAGGCGATCGAATTACAACATGGGTTGCTAGCCGAACGTGTACAAGGAATTTTCTCTTTTTCACACTTAACTTTTCAAGAGTATTTTACGGCTCGAAAGATTGTTGCCAGTTGTAATTTACAGGCATCGGAACAAACATTAGAACAAGCATCGGAACAGCCTCTAGAACACTTAGCGACTCATATTACTGACCCTCGCTGGCGGGAAATCTTTTTGTTGGTGATCACCATGTTGCCTAATGCAGATGCTTTGGTGCGGTTGATAAAACAACAAATTGATGCGATCGTGGCTGAAGATCCTTATCTACAAGAATTTTTAGCCTGGGCAAGCCAGCAGTCTTTGGCTACACCATCGCCTGCGGCTGTTCGTGCCTTTCACCTTGCTCTCGCCCATAAACCTCATCTCGTCCCGCACTTGGCACTCGCCTCTCCCCTGGATCAAGGGATTCTTCTAAATATGGTGCTGGATGACTTAGTACAGAAGTGTCTTGCTGCTACTACTGATTTTGTCTTGCTCCGAGCCTGTGTCGATGCCCTCAACAATGCTCTAATTATGGTGCTTGATCTTGAGTTCCATCAAGCGCTGCAATGCCTCAAAGACCAACTCCCCAACTTGACAAAGCACCCAGACAAAGTTCAGTCATGGTGGCAAATAAATGCTTTTGATTGGACGGAGCGGCTGAGAGCAGCGATCGCCCAGCATCATAACATTTCGCATGATTGGCACTTCAGCTTAGAACAACAACAGTTACTACAACGCTACTACGATGCGAACCAGTTGTTGAGTGATTGCCTCAATAGCAATTGTGAGTTGACAGATACTGTACGACAAGAGCTTAGAGCAACCCTACTATTACAGAGTCAGCAAAGATG